AGCATTTTctcctaaattaaaaaaaaaaacactgcagaaatatttacatttaaatctcATACCACTCCTAATGTAATCTCATTTTCCTGCACGTTGATTTGTCTTATTTGTTTGGACTATTAGACTTATATGATTCATACTTCCATTATTGTACCACTTGGATTGTCTTTGGTTGTAGTCATAGAAGCAGGCCACCACAAACAAGTCACAAACACTTAATAAGGCCTAACAGCTGTTCAAGCACCATCACATTAGTTGTGGTTGGCCCTTGGCATCATGTCCATTAGATAAACAGTAGGTCCAAATCAATACAATCACTGTACGCCTCACaacaacatcacacacactgactATACTGAAAATCTTTTAGCTGCCTCAGTTTAGGTCCCAAAGTCAAGGCATTTACATCAGTTTCAAGTTAGATAACGACTATTACGTGCACGAGGAAATACAGTGTCTGTCAAAGTGAAGGCAGCCTTCAAACGCACCACAAATCCATTAacgtttcacacacacacacacacaataatacgCTGTCGAAAATGGAATGAGCTTGTACCGGAAAACGTCTTTAAggcaaatgtgaaaaatgtataGAAACACaatatggacaattaggagacccaagttcgattccgccctcggccatctctgtgtggagtttgcatgttctccccgtgcatgtgtgggttttctcccaatattccaaaaacatgctaggctaattagcgactccaaattgtccataggtatgaatgtgagtgtgaatggttgtttgtctatatgtgccctgtgattggctggccaccagtccagggtgtaccccgccactcgcccaaagacagctgggataggctccaacatataggcaaaccctgcgaccctcgtgagaataagcagtagaaaatgaatgaatgaatgaatatggacAATATAGGAgatattgcaacattttttatggaacataaaACAACACCTGCAATAAACGGTGCTTTCATTTGAACGTTTTGTCACAATGAAATGTAATATGTCTCTCAGCAACAACTCGTCGAAAGCAGAGTCTTTATTGCAGGgctattatattatacaatatttagcATAAGTTATGGTTAGGCTCAACTAATAAACAGGAAAGTCATTATGATTAAAGGCTAACTTTCTTTAACCGTAGtgccaaaaaaagtatttgggaCACACCGGaaagaaaggaaaataaatccTAATTATAACGTATTCTTGAAATTATACAGAATTAGTCAAATTAACACTTTTTCATGAAGTATTTTCTTATTgcaatattccaactttaattccattttttccgatcgtatgagtgtgaatgtgtctACACGTATGTGGCCCtcgaccaggccagggtgtacttcgcctctcgtctgaagtcagctggtataggctccagcataccccgtgacttagtgaggataagcggcatagaaaatggatgagttGTGATTGTATTCACGTACAATGAGGgacttttttttgccttataaaatgttttgttcttttttgtaatattactattatttaatcAAGTCGTTTTTTCATCATAGACAATTATCCTGACTTTATACAAAATGACAAACTACAATTCGCATAAATGTAAGAGCTTTTTTGGGGTAAAATTCAGACTTTAACTTCAAAacgtttttgctttatttgcaatattatgactttgttgtttgttttaaaatgacTACTTCATCTGCATAGAATGAACTGTTTTTTATTGTACAAtagttacaattttattctagtATCATTCAAGtttttattgcaatattatgactttattcaaacaaataattcttataaaattagggcttcattcttgtcaaatttatttatttttttgccaattATGACTTAAAttgtagtagtggtagtagaattgatgttctttttagtgtgaccgtTAGCAAACTGATGAGAACTAGCTAACAATTAGCTAGCTAAGACATGAATGGGCGCAACAAGAAGAGGAAAATGTGATGTTAAAGATGTGCTATGTGGTTTTGTGCGTTCTGTAAATTCATCTACAGTATGGATGAAAAGAAGTGACTTGAATGAAAGAGGGGGGAGGAGTACACCTCCCTGAGGCACTCCTTTGAGGAGCAAGAACAATGACATAGTTGTTAAGGTTAGAAAAGAGTCAGAGAGCCACACTGCGAGCGTTGGTGGCTGACGCCTGTGCCCTCTGCACCACTCCGGGACACTTTTCTCTCCGTTGGAGCTTGTGGTTTTGGAACAAGCCCTCATTGCGTGGAACGCCGTGAATTCCATGCGGGAATGTCAGCAGTCCTAGAAGTAGACACAGCATTGTATGACATCCAAGCACAGTTGCTAAGAATGGCTTCCATAGACCCACCGTATCCCTCGACGCGTCCGCTTTTGAATTCGCCCTCAAATTTCATGCCGTCAAATCGACTGAAGACCCCCGTGCCTTGAAACTTCCCGTGTGCAAACTCGCCCTCGTACCTAGCATgccgacaaaaaaaaacaagacttgTAAGAGTCTGGTATAACCTCAATGACCTCACTTTCTCACACACCTAGACCCGTCCGTGAAGAGAAGGACGCCGGCACCATGGAAGAGGCCATCCTCAAACTGTCCGGCATAACATGTTCCATCCTGGAATTTGAGCTGGCCGACACCATGCCTCCGACCTGGAAAATTATGCAAAacagactttttaaaaatgtgttctaACTGTAAATTGCGTCCTGAGAGCCTGTTCATAAACACAGAACATGAGAAAAATACTTGTTTGCTCCAGTTTTAATGagattaatcatggttaatcaccatttgcaattaTGCCTCAAATAGGCCCATTTTTACTGGACTGGACCGTATTATACAGTGATGTGCTCCCTTCCcgattttccatatttttgaatgtttgtcacacaggtcatcaaaataaatgtaaatattagtcaatgacaacacaaccaaacacaaaatgcagtaaaTTAAACTTTTGTTATTAAGATCCAAACCTAAATGGTCCTGTGTGAAAAGGTGATTGCCCTCTAAACTTAATAGACcttagaccatcacactaccaccactatattttactttatGATTTTCCTTTTCAGATGTAATGGGGGACACAccctccaaaaagttcaacttttgtctcgtctcTTGGGTATcatgaagatgttttctggctaaATTGAGATGAGTCTTAATGAAGtgatgtgaatggtatgatagccaaaacatgttttttgaggaatacctggaatatgaaatgatgaaaaatgttcatcacgaagatatttcaagaaaacaacctgaccgggtcatttttgacccacttatgcatctaagggttaattgTAAACCTCCAATAAGGTACTAGAGTACATGCCGAGACCATGCAGTACAAGGTATATTCATGATACCATGTaacacttacagtattttgcagtACTTCCTT
The window above is part of the Doryrhamphus excisus isolate RoL2022-K1 chromosome 20, RoL_Dexc_1.0, whole genome shotgun sequence genome. Proteins encoded here:
- the morn4 gene encoding MORN repeat-containing protein 4, producing the protein MTLTRGSFTYATGEEYHGEWKEGRRHGVGQLKFQDGTCYAGQFEDGLFHGAGVLLFTDGSRYEGEFAHGKFQGTGVFSRFDGMKFEGEFKSGRVEGYGLLTFPHGIHGVPRNEGLFQNHKLQRREKCPGVVQRAQASATNARSVAL